From Bactrocera oleae isolate idBacOlea1 chromosome 4, idBacOlea1, whole genome shotgun sequence:
TTACCTCTTGCGTTGTCATATGCGTTGATGTTATAATATCACTCACAACCAGCAGACGATGCAAACAACCTTCTTCGGAAACGCTTTGCAACAACACAGTTGTATCCTTCGTGCGCAACACATCTAAATACTCTTTATCTAAATACATAGCAGCGCGGTAAACCATAACAATGCGCCGTCCGATATTGACGCCGTACGTGAGTTTTGAAGCGATGCCTTGTATGGTCTCCAAAGTCTCGCGTTTCTCCTTGGAAGGTATCTCTTCAAACTCGAGAGTCGAGCAACTGTCTGAGAGATCGCTGCTCGCTTTTGAAGGCGAATTACGGCCTGAAAGGTAAAGTATTTGATACAATAAAATAAcagttacataaaaaataaattttacaaaaaaaattttcgaaaaaaatataaaaaaaaaaattttcgaaaatattaaaaaaaaaatgttcgaaaatatttaaaaaaaaattttcgaaaaaaatatttaaaaacaaaaaattcggaaaaaatataaaaaaaaataatttttgaaaaaaatatttgaaacaaaaattttcgaaaaaaatatttaaaaaaagttttggcaaaacacaaacaaacctTCGCGCGTCAGCAGCCCACTATCCAGCGTGCGTTTGTGGAATTTGGCAAACGAACTTATTTCAATGTCGCGCAgcatttgccgctcctccgaaGACATGCTGAAAATGGTGGTCACGCCCTCGGCTAGCGCCATGCAAAATACTACAAAACGCAAATCGATTGGACGGCATTCGAAGAGCTCTTGCAGACGCAGTGCCTCCACAATATCACCTTTGTCCAGCAGTAAATTGAGTTGAGCTTCCAGACGCGCTTCCATTTGCTTGGTCATCGGATGTTTTATACTGACATTGAGATCTTCAACACCGGCGAGCTCCTTCAATTCGAGAAAAGACTTATACAACACACAACGTTCGTTCAACATGATCTGCTCGTAGTATTCCGAGTGATAAACACCCATTGTAGCTGCGATATCATCATCCAATTGTAGGTAGCATATGAACATTTCGTACTCGATTTGATCACGATCGAACGATTCATTTGGAAAGAGATGATGTTGCTTGATAACGGTAAGCGCACGCTTAAGCAGTTGATACTTGCGCGCGCATGGCTTTGTAAGGCGTCCAGCAGCGTAGAGATAAAAATTCACCAGTAACTCCGGCGGCAGTGAATGTTCCGTAATTTCATTTTCGTACAGTTGAAATGTGTTAACTGCATACGGCTCCTCACCATCAACCGACTCAGCTGACTCCAGCTTAGTGACCCATTTGCTATAGACAATATCACTGATGGGTTGCTGTAGCAGCGTGGCCAAGCGCACGGCGACATCGTATTCGCCTTTCGCACGCAAATCGTCCAAAAGCTGTTCATACACCTGATTATTTTCTACGGCAAGTTGCTCGAAGTCGATCGTGTAGCATTCGGACCAGCCAGGACGTGTTTGCAGCGCTTCAAAAACGGCATGCAAACGACAAAAGTCCATTTTGACGCTAATGTCGCTCATGTCCGAACGGCACATACAGCTAATGAGTTTCTGTTGCTCCAGGGTCGATTCGAAATTGTGCTGCAAATGCACAAGGAGCAGGCGGATGCTGTGCTGCATGAGCTCATGGCGCTCTAGTGTGGCGCAGAAGGGCATTGCAACGGCATCATTGCTCCACGCAAGTAGAAATAGACGCAGCGTGTGGACATCTTCCTCATCGAAGTGGCGTTTGTGTTGAGTGCGCTGTAGAAAGTGGCACAAATGTGTAAAGGCGCTATGCTGTGGGGAAaggaagagaaaaaaaaaaaaacttaacgtTAACATCGGCTGTATCGTTGCATTTCTTATGGCATAAAAGAGTATTAAAAGATCTGTGTCTAGATTTTGATgggacagtttgtatggcagctatatgctatagtcatccgatctgaacaatttgtaacGGGGATAGTAGCGTTGCTTTAAACAGtaatcaatgccaaatttcgtgaagatatcttgtcaaatataaaagttttcagtacaagggcttgattttgatggtttagtttgtatgtgtggcagctaaatgctatattggtccgatatcaTCGATTCCGACAGATGTGCAGctccttggggagaaaaggacgagtgcaaaatttctggtcgatatctcaaaaactaagagactagttcgcttatatatacacagacagacaggcaAGTCTGAATCGGCACGTCACGCTGATCTTTCTCTATGTACTTTATACGGGCTCTGatgcttccttctgggtgttacaaactacgtaaaaaacttaatacacccggttaagggtataataatatagaagataacaaaaatttaaagaattaatTCTATTAATCATACCTTAAAGAAAATGCGAAAGCTGCGTAGCAGCAAACCCGTATCTCCGTGACGTACTGCCGACTCCACCAACAACCAGGTCACTTGCTGTATATTCAATGTGCACAATTTAAGCACTTCAGTCCATTGATTTGTGGCCACAGCCAGCCAAACCAGCCACTGCCACTCGATATTGGCATGATGCACCGTGGCGGCTAGCACCGCTAATACTGGCAGTCTATATTTTACGCAGTTTCGGAGTAAATTCCATGAAGTCGCATGTGTGTGCTGATCCTGCATGAATTCGAGAAATTTGCTAGCGCTGCTCACCTGTTCCTCATTGATGGGCGTACTGCTGAGCAGCACAATTGCGAAGAGATCTAAACGCCCGCAAGCGTCCGGTAAGAAATGCAAGCGCTGCTGACTGGGCGCAGTGCGGAATAGCGCATTATTGGGATCATTGCAAGCTGAACTAATGGAGGAGGTGAGCGTCTCAGCGGAGGTAGTTAGTGGCTGCAAaggcaaatacatttttaaaattgaaccaattataaaaaataaaaatcatacacACATTTGCTTCCGTTTTACGCGCGGGTTTCTTATGTTGACGTGAAAAGCTGGCATGACGCTTCGCCTGCGCTGGCAATTCACATAAAAAGGCACGCAGCATATGTTCGCCCATGGCGCGCGTTTCGAAATGCCCCACCAGCACTTGCAGTTGTGATAGTGGCACATCAAAATATTGCATGAGCACCAACAGTCGCCACCAATCGTCTTCTTTCGCATAATTTTGCATTACTTTCATGGGCCACTGGCGTTGGCCGCTGCAGGCGACTAAACGCATTAGCGCCTGGTAATCTTTCAATGGAAATTTGGCTGGTTCTTTGATAATTTGCTGCACCAATAGGTTTTCGACGCGTGCAAATAACTTTGTGTAATTTTTGGCTACCACATTTGTTTCGCCTTCTTCATACTCCAGCAAGCGACACAATTTCAGATAATTACGCAAATACTGTGAATCATAGCCGAGCATTTCAATGAAGGCGACACAGTGTGTTACCAGCTCAAAGTTGTTGGCGTGTTGTAATGCCAATTCGGTAACAGTTTCGCAGGCGGTAAAGAGATGACCTTTGGTCAGTTGTCCGTATTGTTGCAGATGGTCCATGATAAGGTAGTAGACGGCATAGCTACTGCGTTGCTGTTTTAAATAATGCAGAAAGTTGAGTTTATACTTTCGCGCATATTTTGCGCACAGCTTTTCATTGGAGAAAGAAGCTAACGTatctgtttgcagttctttggatatttcttttatatcaaTGTGCTTGAATTTGCGTAGAAAATCGTAAGGGGTGGGCAGATTTTTACTTTGCCCGTTATTGCAAGTGTCTACACTCGTGGAAATATTTGATTCACTATTATGATTTGGATTTCTAATGGGTAATGTTTTCAAGTATGGAATGTTTTGTAAACCAGTTGTATGTAAGAAACAAATCAAAGTCTCCACACTCGGCTCATTGCTGAGAAAATCGAACAATGTGACTAATGGTTGTTCAGCGTTAAAATCAATACCTTGATGCTCCAGATACGATTTGGTCGACTGGAAaaccttaaattaaaaaattaattaataaattgccGTTACAAATAGATTGCACTAAATTAAGAATAACTAACTTTTCCAAACTCCTCCAATTCATCGGTTTTGTTTTCCTTTAATGCTACCAGAAACTGGAGCAGTTCTTCATCTTCCGAAAATTCCGCTAACATTTCTTCTAATTCACGTGTTTTCACAAAATTCCGTAACAATAACATGTGAAGCCCACGCTCGAGTAAAAAGTGTCCTATCGGCAGTTTATCTAATACTTCACGGTTAAGTTCCAAACTTTCCGTAGTGCAAAGCCGGCGCACAACCACAGACACTTTATCTCTTTCATCGGCAAATAAGTATCCGGCCGCCGCAAAGCAATTACGTATCGTTTCATTTGGTGTTTCTAATGTTTTCAATGCATACTCATACATTTCCGTTTCCAGTTCCCATTCACAATATAATACTTCCAATTCTGTGTACTCCACTTGTGGCGTTTGCCCTACTAATGTACACCAACGCACTAATTGTGCCAATTGAGCTTCGTCTACCAAATAATTCCACAAACTGTACTTATCTAAACGTTCTAAAAGCAACggattgttattaaaaaaatacaactcCGCTAACAATTTATTGAGGTATGATTCATCGCAATGCACCAGTGTTTCAATATTAACGCGTCGAAGTTGCACTTTGCACTTCGCCAACAATTCAGGACATGTTTGTAGTTGCTGCAGCAAATCCCAATAGAATTGCAATTGTAGCATATCAGTCTCGTAATTTTGTGGATCTTTCTTTTGCAGATGTTCTATCACAAGTTCGCGTAGTTCCTCATCATCACACTCACAGGCGAATTGATAGTAGAAACTCTTTACATCCCGCTTTACATTGATTAATACCATTTCCGCTTTGCAAACCAGTCGTTCAGTAAGCAGTCGCTGCACATACGTTTGTACAACATCCTGAAAGAATTGTTCATATTCCGGTATTGGCAATTTCCGCTTACGTGCCCAATACTCAATGCAGAGATCAATGTTTTCACCTTTTGTAGCCACCTCTTTAATAAGCGCCACTTCACTAATACCAGTCCAGGATTTGAAGAGTTTATCACGTTTATACGTGGCACTCATGTTGTCACTTGGAAAATGGCTTTTCAAGATAGTCAAATTGTGCAATAGGTTATTACATTTCCTTTCACCCACTTAAGTGGCTTCCTTTGTTTTCGGAGTGTAAATGTTTCACTGATGGAAATTTTCATACACTTTACATATTCTATTTCTGTTGATAAgcttacaaaatttgtttatttgcttattttccTATAATCGTCACCGTAACTCGCTGtaattaaataacaaaagcaGTAAAACTGTTAAGCAATAAAggaatgtaaaattttgttttgttgttatcaGCGATGCACCAGAATTACTATGGcgttttgaaaacaaaacaacGGCGTTACGTgaagaaatgttttttataacgCTGGATTGCAAAGAAAGAACTCCCAAAATctacattaaattaataaattaataaaacaattaatgtaaaataatttaataaaacaattaatgtAAATATAGCAAAGTATGCATGTTAATAAAGTCTATGttcctttaattaattttattcttcgACGTTGATTTTCTTCAGAACAGCGCCGTACTTCTGGCACATATGTTGTTATTCAACAGCTGATTCTAATCTTTTCCTTAGAGTTGCCAATACATCATATACtcggaaataaatatttcatgtaGAAGATCGTATAAATAGTCAGATATGAACCGATTTCGCCTATCTTGTTATCTATCAAGAGCATTATGAGTAGAAAGTTTCGATATCACTCTTTGAGCTAATCGAAAGTTAAAAAAGATCCTATTCCTTTAGTTTACCTGTAGGGTATAATGTAAGAATAATACGTTTTACcctaaatatttctattttaattttatctgaAATTAATGGGCCTTATAATCAACCTTGATGTTGATGTCCACTGTAAAATCTGTCGGAGCTGCGGCGGACTTCGTGGCAGAGACAACGGAACTGAGAGGATATAACCTGAAAAGTTTCAGAAGTTATAAGCCTACTCAGAAACAAGCtgtcacatacacatacatgtgaaTTTTGCTGAGGAAAACTTGATTGTTTCGCGACTTCGTGGCGGCGACACCGAGGCTACTACTTCTTGAATGCCAAACAATTGCAAGTAGAAGGAG
This genomic window contains:
- the LOC106619373 gene encoding spatacsin — encoded protein: MSATYKRDKLFKSWTGISEVALIKEVATKGENIDLCIEYWARKRKLPIPEYEQFFQDVVQTYVQRLLTERLVCKAEMVLINVKRDVKSFYYQFACECDDEELRELVIEHLQKKDPQNYETDMLQLQFYWDLLQQLQTCPELLAKCKVQLRRVNIETLVHCDESYLNKLLAELYFFNNNPLLLERLDKYSLWNYLVDEAQLAQLVRWCTLVGQTPQVEYTELEVLYCEWELETEMYEYALKTLETPNETIRNCFAAAGYLFADERDKVSVVVRRLCTTESLELNREVLDKLPIGHFLLERGLHMLLLRNFVKTRELEEMLAEFSEDEELLQFLVALKENKTDELEEFGKVFQSTKSYLEHQGIDFNAEQPLVTLFDFLSNEPSVETLICFLHTTGLQNIPYLKTLPIRNPNHNSESNISTSVDTCNNGQSKNLPTPYDFLRKFKHIDIKEISKELQTDTLASFSNEKLCAKYARKYKLNFLHYLKQQRSSYAVYYLIMDHLQQYGQLTKGHLFTACETVTELALQHANNFELVTHCVAFIEMLGYDSQYLRNYLKLCRLLEYEEGETNVVAKNYTKLFARVENLLVQQIIKEPAKFPLKDYQALMRLVACSGQRQWPMKVMQNYAKEDDWWRLLVLMQYFDVPLSQLQVLVGHFETRAMGEHMLRAFLCELPAQAKRHASFSRQHKKPARKTEANPLTTSAETLTSSISSACNDPNNALFRTAPSQQRLHFLPDACGRLDLFAIVLLSSTPINEEQVSSASKFLEFMQDQHTHATSWNLLRNCVKYRLPVLAVLAATVHHANIEWQWLVWLAVATNQWTEVLKLCTLNIQQVTWLLVESAVRHGDTGLLLRSFRIFFKHSAFTHLCHFLQRTQHKRHFDEEDVHTLRLFLLAWSNDAVAMPFCATLERHELMQHSIRLLLVHLQHNFESTLEQQKLISCMCRSDMSDISVKMDFCRLHAVFEALQTRPGWSECYTIDFEQLAVENNQVYEQLLDDLRAKGEYDVAVRLATLLQQPISDIVYSKWVTKLESAESVDGEEPYAVNTFQLYENEITEHSLPPELLVNFYLYAAGRLTKPCARKYQLLKRALTVIKQHHLFPNESFDRDQIEYEMFICYLQLDDDIAATMGVYHSEYYEQIMLNERCVLYKSFLELKELAGVEDLNVSIKHPMTKQMEARLEAQLNLLLDKGDIVEALRLQELFECRPIDLRFVVFCMALAEGVTTIFSMSSEERQMLRDIEISSFAKFHKRTLDSGLLTREGRNSPSKASSDLSDSCSTLEFEEIPSKEKRETLETIQGIASKLTYGVNIGRRIVMVYRAAMYLDKEYLDVLRTKDTTVLLQSVSEEGCLHRLLVVSDIITSTHMTTQEIAELLATELATAIVRPRFYIFTADQQAKNTIKNTPVWGYNIDRDLHLFLELVPNTTKLGNCLLEYCDALKAYRKFQDNKPYEHNTVFERLAEIIRRYGLPTNSNSGHISTVIPPITTATNAGPMLPPAQVLSHKKQNIIYVELLIKAHQCYVHECSMEGIANVLNRAKALNAVLTQAKSWSLIVRMLSGIGRYREMFYCFDSLLKNEQFESLLGQFDEEKTIGLRQAIITYLREYCPNNGREYLKLTALHFLMYQELAEMWEQDAQAVLAKVINQAAVNTAQLPEKMSMANLTMANPTKTCIPKLRCTPELLVLLQQAMEYYTHATENYLLDNKLLLAQRVASLAEMVAMQIDLASKALDRNAMETHLCVCVVNVQTRDEFRELINAELSVPQTLILSRACGFDISWAEVLLSQYVVLGHAHYLQEYLQHLQINDNIIENTVKGFQLYAQHHRISARMDEHLAQLVALVKSVALKYKLASVLSLKTIVMSLINEQTAHYLRDTNFGRNENRNLNDM